From Marispirochaeta aestuarii, a single genomic window includes:
- a CDS encoding YgaP family membrane protein, translated as MKKNMGTLDRSIRTILALLVAVLYFTGQISGTAAIILGIIAVVFLLTSIVSFCPLYTFLKIDTTGKKRE; from the coding sequence ATGAAAAAGAATATGGGTACCCTGGACCGCAGTATTCGAACGATTCTTGCCCTGCTTGTGGCCGTTCTCTATTTTACCGGTCAGATCAGCGGGACTGCCGCAATCATCCTGGGAATAATTGCTGTGGTTTTTCTTCTTACAAGTATTGTTTCTTTTTGTCCCCTGTATACCTTTCTTAAGATCGATACCACTGGAAAAAAGAGGGAATAA
- a CDS encoding energy-coupling factor transporter transmembrane component T codes for MNSKSCLSKLYPVSKLTAALVIALTGVLIQWDLFGYVVVLPLLFILAAADGKLKSFFVKMYGMLVFLAITIFLIKGLFHPSEDILFSFWIIKIKTEGARDALRLISRVISIAGALLLFFETTDLEDFMVSLVKLGMPYTAAYIFLSTLQIVPDLIKRSKTIMQAQRARGIETEGNVLVRTKAFIPVISPLIISSITEIEDRVITLESRAFSVKGKRIFLVEPRAGAVDYMIGGVFLLAFVIFLWMRYFA; via the coding sequence TTGAATTCGAAAAGCTGTCTATCGAAATTGTATCCCGTATCCAAGCTGACTGCAGCTCTGGTCATCGCCCTTACCGGGGTCCTGATTCAATGGGATCTTTTTGGCTATGTGGTGGTTCTGCCCCTGCTGTTTATCCTGGCGGCGGCGGACGGAAAGTTAAAAAGTTTCTTCGTAAAGATGTACGGAATGCTTGTTTTCCTTGCGATAACCATCTTCCTTATAAAAGGATTGTTTCATCCCTCGGAGGATATTCTGTTCTCGTTCTGGATAATAAAAATCAAGACCGAGGGAGCCAGAGATGCCCTGAGACTGATATCGCGGGTAATCAGCATAGCCGGGGCGCTGCTGCTGTTTTTCGAGACCACAGACCTTGAGGATTTTATGGTATCTCTCGTCAAGCTCGGTATGCCGTATACCGCTGCGTACATATTCTTATCCACCCTTCAGATTGTTCCTGATCTGATTAAACGGAGCAAAACCATCATGCAGGCCCAGAGGGCAAGGGGAATCGAGACCGAGGGGAATGTGCTGGTACGGACAAAAGCCTTTATTCCGGTTATCAGTCCTCTGATAATCTCCTCGATCACTGAAATCGAGGACCGGGTAATAACCCTTGAATCCCGGGCTTTTTCCGTAAAGGGAAAACGGATATTTCTTGTGGAACCGAGGGCTGGAGCGGTCGACTATATGATCGGCGGTGTTTTCCTTCTGGCCTTTGTAATCTTTCTATGGATGAGGTATTTCGCATGA
- a CDS encoding energy-coupling factor ABC transporter ATP-binding protein, with translation MEGILAENITFSYPDGYTAVEDVSLHISAGESVAIVGQNGAGKTTMVKMFNALLRPASGRILIDGKDIAGMSTAAVSKFVGYVFQNPGDQIFNNTVYNEIAYILRYNKCDAETLDSLVRDAAELCGISEYLSMNPYDLPFSLRKFVTIAVVIAMGSKYIILDEPTAGQDLDGLHRQRDIIQELVGRGKTIITITHDMRFVIENFQRVIAMADKRIVADAPREELFWDFDVLEKCSLKQPRIADLARNLGFPGRIISKKDFLDHATEGEKAEFCSNQRTQ, from the coding sequence ATGGAAGGTATCCTGGCGGAAAATATCACCTTTTCGTATCCTGACGGTTACACTGCGGTGGAGGATGTTTCTCTGCATATCAGTGCGGGAGAAAGTGTCGCGATTGTGGGGCAGAACGGGGCCGGTAAGACGACCATGGTAAAAATGTTCAATGCCCTTCTGAGACCGGCATCCGGAAGAATCCTGATCGACGGAAAGGATATCGCCGGTATGAGCACAGCGGCGGTATCCAAATTCGTAGGGTATGTGTTTCAGAATCCGGGGGATCAGATCTTCAACAATACAGTGTACAACGAGATCGCCTACATATTGCGGTATAACAAGTGTGATGCCGAGACACTGGACTCTCTTGTCCGGGATGCTGCTGAACTCTGCGGTATATCGGAATACCTGTCCATGAATCCCTATGATCTGCCCTTTTCATTACGCAAGTTTGTGACCATCGCGGTTGTAATAGCCATGGGATCGAAATATATCATTCTCGACGAACCGACAGCTGGTCAGGACCTTGATGGTCTACACCGTCAGAGGGATATCATTCAGGAGCTGGTTGGTCGGGGAAAAACGATTATTACAATTACCCACGATATGCGTTTTGTCATAGAAAATTTCCAGAGGGTAATTGCCATGGCGGACAAACGTATTGTCGCCGATGCTCCACGGGAAGAACTGTTCTGGGATTTTGACGTACTTGAAAAATGTTCCCTCAAGCAGCCGAGGATTGCCGATCTGGCCCGGAATCTTGGTTTTCCGGGACGCATAATCAGCAAGAAAGATTTTCTTGATCATGCGACGGAGGGAGAAAAAGCGGAATTCTGCAGTAATCAAAGAACGCAGTAA
- a CDS encoding ECF transporter S component yields the protein MKKLGMMSLLIIPIGIAINVVCRQVTQMLALPIFLDTIGTVLVGVLTGPIGGMITGLLTNAVRAATVNPVSLYFAPVSGVIGLIAGLASKNNFYSNWIQICIVGLVLALAGVVTATPIAVIAFGGADGSGSSIVTGFFLATGKGIWQSVFSSKIITETVDKILSLIVAIVIIKSVPESTLVKFPLGMNKIQIKKS from the coding sequence ATGAAAAAACTTGGCATGATGTCGCTGCTGATTATTCCAATCGGAATAGCCATCAATGTGGTTTGTCGGCAGGTAACCCAAATGCTCGCCCTGCCTATTTTCCTGGATACCATAGGCACGGTCCTGGTAGGTGTATTGACCGGGCCGATAGGGGGCATGATAACCGGACTGCTTACCAATGCCGTACGGGCTGCGACGGTCAACCCCGTTTCGCTGTATTTTGCTCCCGTCAGCGGTGTTATCGGTCTTATCGCGGGACTGGCGTCGAAGAATAATTTCTACTCAAACTGGATTCAGATTTGTATTGTAGGATTGGTTCTTGCCCTTGCCGGCGTAGTCACAGCCACGCCCATTGCGGTTATTGCTTTCGGCGGCGCTGATGGCAGCGGAAGTTCCATTGTCACAGGCTTTTTCCTTGCGACAGGCAAGGGTATCTGGCAATCAGTATTTTCTTCAAAAATAATTACGGAGACAGTTGATAAAATTCTTTCGCTGATTGTCGCCATTGTCATCATAAAGAGCGTACCGGAAAGTACGCTGGTAAAATTTCCTCTTGGAATGAATAAAATTCAAATAAAGAAATCATAA
- a CDS encoding energy-coupling factor ABC transporter ATP-binding protein produces the protein MDEVFRMKALEIRDVSFRYPIGKDFVLKNISFCVDHGEFLAVVGANGGGKTTLCNILRGFIPEFQNGCDFSGEVLINGRKISDYSSGDLAREVGFVFQNPFIQISGVKKTVFEEIAFGLENLGTPKEEMRKSVTDIIELLRIGDLKDKHPAELSGGQRQRVALASVLVMNPDILIIDEPTSQLDPQGTQEIFDIIRIMKEQNKTIILVEHKIDLISEYADRVILLNDKGILIDDTVDAVLSDKILLNNGVPMPEIAEVADMYLQLKEKKTDRLPVNMEQGIRFFRDSMGEVS, from the coding sequence ATGGATGAGGTATTTCGCATGAAGGCCCTGGAGATACGAGATGTGTCGTTCCGGTATCCGATCGGCAAAGATTTTGTTTTGAAGAATATATCCTTCTGTGTTGATCACGGAGAATTCCTCGCAGTTGTCGGTGCGAACGGTGGGGGAAAAACCACCCTCTGCAATATTCTGCGTGGATTTATTCCGGAGTTTCAGAACGGCTGTGATTTCTCCGGTGAAGTCCTCATCAACGGAAGAAAGATCTCCGATTACAGCAGCGGAGACCTGGCGCGAGAGGTCGGCTTTGTTTTTCAGAATCCCTTTATTCAGATCAGCGGAGTAAAGAAGACTGTATTTGAAGAGATCGCCTTCGGTCTCGAGAACCTGGGAACGCCGAAAGAGGAAATGAGAAAAAGCGTAACGGATATTATCGAACTCCTGAGAATCGGAGATTTGAAGGATAAGCATCCCGCTGAATTGTCAGGAGGACAGCGGCAAAGGGTCGCGCTGGCATCCGTTCTTGTGATGAATCCGGACATCCTCATCATCGATGAACCGACGTCTCAACTGGACCCCCAGGGAACTCAGGAAATCTTTGATATTATCAGAATCATGAAGGAACAGAATAAAACGATTATTCTTGTTGAGCACAAGATCGACCTTATCAGCGAATACGCGGACAGGGTAATTCTTCTGAATGATAAAGGCATACTGATCGATGATACGGTGGATGCCGTACTCTCGGATAAAATCCTGTTGAACAACGGGGTCCCCATGCCGGAGATCGCGGAAGTTGCCGATATGTATCTTCAGTTAAAAGAAAAGAAAACAGATCGACTGCCTGTAAATATGGAACAGGGAATACGGTTCTTTCGGGACAGCATGGGGGAAGTGAGTTAA